In the Pseudorasbora parva isolate DD20220531a chromosome 5, ASM2467924v1, whole genome shotgun sequence genome, cacaacagctgtccgacttcacgcactcgatcgtcttcattcactccttcaagttgtattagtgaacaaaagtagcgaaagtaatttgtgtcttaaaagtgaaagtttaaagattgaggttaattcactgagcgtgctcaaactttaatgcacaaaccaatcccatgcatcatcaccaaaacatcctgcctctcttcctcacgttaacttatcccatcatcctacctagatatttccctctgctggatacattaggcattacagttaatctactgcatatcaacagtctatctatgatatcaacacagggaatagtgatgtatgcgcgcacgcagtgcgtgtgtgttcgcgccgatctgttcgcgcctcatgtgtgtgtgtgtgtgtgtgtgtgtgtgtgtgtgtgttcgcgccgatctgttggggtgtgtgtgagtctgtgtgagcgagagagtttgtgtccacatgtttgggtgcgtgaagtcggacagctgttgtaaatcggctgtacactgcggtgcaacgtgagactgaatgactgcactcgaacatgtccactatgatgtcggacaacactacaaatggccgtcccttcaaataatgccctatttcagggtatagggggtcgatttcggattcagcccctgtcatggagactgagcagcccaacatctcgattgagacaacgcagtctgtcaggtgtgttttcccggccgccgatctgtttgtgtaggtgagtttgtttgcacatgtatgtttgagtgtgttttaagtacaattacaaagcaatttattggttttgtttaactctgaaacaattttcgagttgcgttttggtaaaaatagctacgggtaacgccagctgattgaggagttcaaccaatctacgtcatcaacctagaactcaaacaaaatggcgccgcccatggtccaaatataaaatcgattttttaaataacgtagatctttcatgggttttctactacataattcagtaagagacatcatttatgttatattaagccatacaagtctcaacaccaggggatccctttaactcACTAactttgacagcactaatatatatataatatcaaaAATTACATACAACATGGAACAACAAAAACGCAACTGTACCTCATCACCGGAACGTAATACTGGAATCCATtttctgaaaaaataaaatgtatatatacacacacacacacacgcacacacacattaatgacatcaatttcaattttgggtgaactaaccctttaaatactctcctcccatgaATTTTATGTCTAAAACTCCAACAAATGTATAtggaataaacaaaaataactatatCCACACATTTTAGCTCTCATTTATCACTGCATCTTTAGTAAATCATGACAgtagtttttaatgtcaaaagaGAGCTTGAGCTGacacaagctgttagtaaatctggcccataatgtttaaaaagaaaagaaaaaaaactcctCATAACTGCACATTAAAAATCTAATTGGCTGTGAATGTTATAAACAAGCTTATCACTGGATAATTTATCACTTTGTGCTAAGTTTGGACCAAAaatcaaaacaaactaaaatttaAGATGCAAAGAACCAACGTCACACTCACACAAATCAAGTGTTCATACTCACGTCTTGGTTTTGAATAACACAGCACCAACACCAACAAGAAGAGCAACGTTGTAAAAACCAAACAGACCCCAACAGACGGTGCTGGATTCTTGGAAGAAAGGGTGGCGAGAAGTAAAAAATGGTCAGGTTCACACTTTGACAGTGTTACTGTTATTTTGAAGGGGGTTGACAAAGAATATATCCATTTCCACAGACATGGGTTGTCACAGATTAGATTTAGCATGCATACCATGTCCAGGATTGagattattataataacatataCAGATAAAAACAATCATAGTATCACAGTTTTGAATCTCCACACGTACCTTTAATAATTTCCTTTAGTTTTATCTGATAAAGTGTTGCATGCATAATTACTACCAAATGCAtacttaatatttaaaaattcagttaattcagtttttttttaacatttgaattaagaaagggtttttttttttgcagcaacatttttaataggataaaagtgtcaagaataacacaaaacacatattataatcaataaaaacaaaaatggtcTCACCAGTATGAACATTCACATACAGAGAACCTGCTGCGCTTCCATACTGGTTTGAAGCTTGGCAGATGTACAAGCCGTTGAGGTCAGGGGACAGTTTTGGGAAAAGAAGCTTGTGGCCTTTATAACAGGTACTTGTATTCACTCTGTTAATATAGAAAGATATGAAAGATCAGTGAACATGTTCTGGAAGTATATGACATATGCtgtagtaaaatatatataaaacaaggTTGGACAACATCTCAGCCTCAGACGTCAGGCCCATGGACCATTGGATGAAAATCTGATACATATGGCACACttatctggaaacacttcaTGTGTTTCAAAGACGTCAATTGATTGGCTGAATTCTATAGTATGTCCGTGAAACGTGTGTTGCGTTTTTTAATGGTCCACCAGGAAAAAATGCTTTGATGCTAAACTTCCTCATGGAAGAAAAACGTGTtgtgtttacaactgtgacaatgagtgcttaccaggatcaactaattgctggattttcaaaagtatgtggAGAGTGTggctccattgttgcagtaaacttgcacaatgttcttaaatgaataaatcatgGATGCATGCCTGTCTGTTATTCCAAGGACAtcgactttacatttttatggtCCTAAACATGACAAGGAACAAAacgaactgtgattggttgagtTACATGTCATGTTACATGTCAGTCAGATGGCCATTGGGCAGTCCTTGGCAAATGGAAACTGCAATAcagtccagaccttctgccgtCAGTCTAAAGGTCTGGCTATGCAAGACTAGATAACATATGGTAAACTAGCAACTGCACATAAATACGGTGGCTGAGAGAGCTCAACATGCTGCGCGACACATATATTGTGAACGATTCACCCatgcatttaatttttaaattttttatgtcATTGTAATCAAAATACCACAATTTGCTCTCCCTGTAATAAGACTCACTTGATGTTTATGACATGTCCTTGTTGCAGTTCAGATCCGCCTCCATTCCGATATGCAGTGCTCACTTTTCATGATCAAAAAAACCCCCACCCATGTATAAAATCTTGCcctaaaaaaagtaataaaaaaccTTTCCTATGTTTTTTTCTTGCTCCCTAAGCTGTTTCACATAGAAATATGTCCCAATATGGTAATAATGTCATAAAACCCGTGAACCTGACAGTTTAACCACTTTATGCAAAAGCAACTTGTCAGCTTTGTGCAAGTGTTTAAAAATGGTGAGCTTAAGCCTTAGAGAATAACAACTGTCACTAATTGAGTCACTTGGTGAGTCAAAAATCATGCTTTTGAGTTAAtaattgatatttttttttcataattattgGTCAGATTTTCTTGTTAAGTCAAAATAAACTTATGAAAATACCTTACAGATATCAtagtttatttgtgttttatgatAATTTTCTATTCTATTTTAGTACACAAACAAAGTTTGACTGAAATGATCTAAGCTTctccattcaaaagtttatttaGAACAGAGTACTGATTTTGGTTGTAACTTTCAGTAACTCTTCCGTTAAGCACAAGTTGcatccccccaccccccacatTTTCACATACACATTTTCATTACCTAGTCCAAGTGTAGTTGGTTGGCTCTGGGTTACTATCCACTTCACACGTGAATCCTTTTGCATTTGTTGGACTGTCAGGGATTATAACCACTGATTCTGGAGGatcttgaaaaataaataaaaatagcaaaaataaTTACATAGTGAATTATTCTAAATACATTTGGAAATTTTGGAAATTAGCAAAGTCAGGCTAGGTCACGATCATACGGTCTTTCAATATCAACAAATGTTAGGTCTCATGGTGTCTGTGTAATGGGTATTAATtataaattgtgttttattttaaattcacaCAAAATCCTAATTGTCCTGCTATATATGTATGTGAGAAaagaaaatgtacttttatgagTTTTGCATTCATCGTGGTTGTGACATCACTGGCGCCTTGCGCGCTCTCGCTTCAGTCCGAGGGAGTTCTGAGCGGAGCGAGGTATGTATTGTGTGCACTCCGGTTCAGAAAGAGTGTTATAAGTGAAAATAATCACAAATTAAACGATCGGTTTTGATAATATGTAAAAGAGTATTCACAAGTATGTGATCCATCCTCTTAAAGCTGTTTTCCTGCATATGTGAAAGTTTAACCGAGTGAATGCAGTGTCACGTTGTACTGTATGTAAGTGTGCAAGTTGGCCTGTGAAGCGTGTCTGCTGATATCTTTTCTATGTTCAAATTTTTGACAGGAGAAGGCAGTTTAACTTTGCACAACATTGAATGAAACATATTTACTGCATATTTTCAACTCATGCAGATAAAGATAACCTCTGAACCAGCAATTCGACTTCAGTCTTTATTCACTACATCAAACAACACAACGCAGAGGAGTAGCCGAGCCGTACTGACAGAGACATGCGAGCGGCCCAAACCAGCTACATTTGGTAATCCCTATGGGCCTTTTGCACAAGACTGTTTGAGTTGTAGCCCAAAGCCTGGGAATTCCATCCAAGCAGCTGAGAGGTTGCTATATCCCACTGTGGGTAGTCATGGTGACAGTCTTTTACATAAATCACCAGGGTGATCTTTGTTTGCGACACCTAAACAAGCTAACACAGCAGATTTATATTTGGTCTCAGGACAAGATCCTGTCACTCAAAGCAGTCTATATTCCTGGACAAATGAATGTTGAAGCAGATTTACTGTCCAGACAAGAAATACCAGTGGCAGAATGGAAACTCCCCCGGTATCTCTGCTCCCAGGAGTTCTAGGCAGAGTTTGCTAAAAAGGGTCTTGCCTCTTACTGATAGTGCCATGTTGGCAAAACAGAGTTTGGTTCTCTGAGATAATATATATCTTTAAAGCTTGCCCTGGGCGATATTGGAGAGGAGGGACCCTCTGTCTCAGGTGGAGGGGACAATATTTTATCCCCGGCCTGAGCTGTGGTACCTTTGTGCTTAGCTCCTGAGGGGCACCAACTGTTTATatatgtaacagaggccagctattagttgctgtgcgagtaaacctcactacTCTGAATCTTAATTAGCGACTGACtttagaggttgcagcctttagcctccttgttaaagCATCTGACTCTCATGCCGGACCTGGGAACAGGGATGATTCCTGTGGTCTTTCTGTGATCTTCCAGTTTGTAGCACAAACTGATTAAGAGGtgattattttaatgaattattcaTCAGCTTTAGAGTTTTCCTTGTTTGAACCAGTGCGACAAAGCCGTCACAAAATTAACTTGCAGAATCCATCAGCCTAATGAAGACTCTGAATATGCCCTGAATTGTAAATTCATGTAATGCTTCATTGCTTCAGTTTCAGTTTCTGTGCCACCAAAGCCCCTTttacactgcgattccggcaaatacacggataatgcgacccagcatttgttcccgggccgctagatttggtccattcacactgccagcgaaataccgtaatatgtgcgctttcacacacaacccgtaacggtcccggggtcgagttgacacgtgacatcctgatgtgacgtataatggcgggcgagcgatctcagcttcagcgcagatagtaaggagctctgtggtctcgacttgtgtccagtttgcgctcatttctgcttgtttcattttagtttcttttgtatacgaacactctctgcgtttaaaacaccgacgagctcttctggcattagtttcggcttttgttcacacagcgctcgtcccgggtcgaataccgcaatattactaggtccccgacccgggtcgaattcggtaatcaatgtcgggacgtggttgctttcacacagaaggagacccggcaatgttccgggaatgttgcgggtccgacgtgcggtgtgaaaggggctcaagaGAGCAAAAATATGTTCTCTCAACTTTTTTTATGGTTATCTTTATCTTCTATCTTTTTTAGCTGTATTAACCAAAGATTCATTCTTTAGAATCAACAACAATTAATCATCTTCAAAAACAAGTTTTTGTTTCACATAAAGCGTTGCATTTGGAAAAAGTTTGGATTTTAAATGAAAAGAACGTAAGTCATTTGTAATCAAGCTGTTGGTTGATGCTTACAATGGATGTTTATTGAATAGTTCAGCACAAGGTCCTCTCTCAGTGTGTGGTGTTTCACCACACATTGGACCttctttttgtttaaatgtttgaatgGGACACCAAGTAGGTAGGACACAACAGTAATGGTCCTATTGGGGTGTACTGTATAGTTGATTTCAGTCCTCAGAGACTTTTCCAGATCTCCTAATCTCCACATCACTTCTGCTGCAGGCAATGCATGAGAAGCAAAGCATGATGCCAACGTAGCCTCAAAATTATCAGCGACAGGCACCTCCCCTTTCAGGTTAACCGCAGGACGAGCTGCATTTGAAGTGGGAAAAAAagcaaattaattaaatgcatcaATAAATGTGACTAAAGTAGCCTGCTCTTAGTCTTCTCATAATAATTAAAAGCATTTACTCATTTCACATTTATAAACTTCGCTTAACACAAACCATTTCTGCAGGATTACAGTCATTTAAGTCGTGTAGGTTAGAATGGGTACAGCTGGTACAGGGATACATTTGAAACACCTTAAATAACATGCAAGTCTgatctgtgatatttgttgcaCACATGCATATTAGCGCCCTCTTTGATCGTTGGAAATTTAAAGTACATGCACTTCTCCAGTTCGAAGATATTCGCAAACGTTTTTTTCCAAGGTAAATTTTCACTTCATCACGCCCCTTCCACATTGAATAGTTTCTGTTTTGTTGTGTCATTGAAGGTCATTGTACAATCTAAAGAAATCTTTGAGGAGGTCATCAGGGTACAGTTGAGACACAATGTATCAAATGTACCTAGAATCCTATTGTTTAGTTGCACGATGTAAGATCACATTTTATTGTTAGGCATCTTTACAGCATTAGGGATGGGTGTCTCAACAGTATTGTTCCAATGTACCTGACATGGGTACATtggaacaaaaaaaatcttcctGTGTTTATGTGCGAATTGTAGCAAATATGATCTACTTATGGATGctaataattattcattagtaGACAAGTAAAGAAAATgtcatatgaaaaaaaaaaacacttctttttAGGCCCTAGTTTTGTTGTGGTAACAGAAAAAGCAAAAAGTGTACCAACTGTACCAGGTCTAACCTAagcattaaatattttaaataaattcatgaGTTTCATCATTAGTAAGGAATGAAAACACAGAGATGTGCATATATGTAGGCCTTATGTAACAGAATAACGAACAAGCCATCATACCACAAACTGTGACATTGATGTCCGTCGCTAATGGCCCAATAGAAATTAAGTTGAAGATGCATGTGTAGATTCCCTCATCCAGAAGCCTCGTTTTGAGCAGCTGAACTGATCCATTTTTCTCTGCAATGTTCCCAATGAATTGTACTCTGTCTCGCAACCCATTTGGCTCTTCAGTTGAGCCATCTTTGCGAATGACGAAGAAGATCTTCTCTTCAGGgttttcttttgtctttttcttCCACAAAATAC is a window encoding:
- the si:ch211-141e20.2 gene encoding nectin-1; translated protein: MLHCLCWNITLVSVTLLFPTFFICLIDGVKVIGHDTTVVDGENASLVCHLTETDDSLTRILWKKKTKENPEEKIFFVIRKDGSTEEPNGLRDRVQFIGNIAEKNGSVQLLKTRLLDEGIYTCIFNLISIGPLATDINVTVCARPAVNLKGEVPVADNFEATLASCFASHALPAAEVMWRLGDLEKSLRTEINYTVHPNRTITVVSYLLGVPFKHLNKKKVQCVVKHHTLREDLVLNYSINIHYPPESVVIIPDSPTNAKGFTCEVDSNPEPTNYTWTRVNTSTCYKGHKLLFPKLSPDLNGLYICQASNQYGSAAGSLYVNVHTESSTVCWGLFGFYNVALLVGVGAVLFKTKTKWIPVLRSGDEPNEDI